AGTAATTCACCCGCGTAAGCACTCACCAACTGTTCTTTGCCCTGTACTAGATGTCGCGCCGCTTGTTCCAATGCCTGCAAGTGACGGCGACGCGCCAGGAAACCGCCTTCCATGTTGCTGGTAAAGCCCATACTCTGTTTCAGGTGATCGCGCAGCAGATCGATGCCTTCGCCAGTACGTGCCGAAAGGCGAATAAGTGAGTGACCATTTACTTCTGATATGCCTAGCGTTTCGCCGGTGATGTCAGCCTTATTGCGCACCACGGTGATCGGTAAACGCTGTGGCAAACGCGCTGTAAACTCCTGCCAGATCTCTGCCGGCTCGGTAGCGACGGTGGTGGTGCCATCCACCATAAATAGCACTCTGTCGGCCTGTTCGATCTCATTCCAGGCACGTTCGATACCAATGCGCTCAACTTCGTCACTGGCCTCTCGCAGGCCGGCGGTATCGATAATGTGCAGCGGCATGCCGTCAATGTGGATATGTTCGCGCAGTACGTCGCGGGTGGTGCCGGCAATATCGGTAACGATTGCCGCTTCACGTCCGGCTAACGCATTGAGCAGGCTGGATTTACCGGCGTTTGGTCGCCCGGCAATCACCACCTTCATCCCTTCGCGCAGCAGGCTGCCTTGGCGTGCTTCGCCACGCACGCTGTCCAGAGCGGCCATCACACCGTTGAGCTGCGCCTCGATTTTGCCGTCCGACAGGAAATCGATTTCTTCGTCTGGAAAGTCGATCGCCGCTTCCACATAGATTCTCAAGTGAGTGAGTGCTTCCACAAGTTGATAAATGCGGGTGGAAAATGCCCCCTGTAACGAGTTCATCGCTGACCGTGCTGCTTGTTCGGAACTGGCGTCGATCAAGTCAGCAATGGCTTCTGCCTGCGCCAGATCGAGTTTGTCGTTGATGAATGCGCGCTCGGAGAACTCACCGGGCCGCGCGATGCGTACGCCAGGCAACGCGAGCACGCGTTTTAGTAGCAGATCGAGGATCACCGGCCCTCCGTGGCCCTGCAACTCCAGTACGTCTTCGCCGGTAAACGAATTCGGAGCGGGAAACCACAGTGCGATACCCTGATCGAGGGTGATGCCAGCGACATCACGGAATGGCAGATAGTCAGCGTAGCGTGGTTTGGGCAGTTTGCCGAGCAGCGCCAAGGCAACCTCTTTGGCTTTGCTTCCGGAAATGCGCAAAATGCCGATGCCACCGCGTCCCGGCGGGGTGGCTTGCGCTACGATGGTATCGGTGGTGCTCATATACCCTTTATCCTTCAAGTTGCAGCAGTGTTGGCTGCCTTCTCTATACCCCGGTCAATGGGTTCTCGGGGACGCGTTCAATTACCGCCTACCTGCAAGCTTGAATGCTGTCGGGTAACGCGGTTCTCTCTGACGATGTACTATGCAAAAAGGCGGTCTAATGACCGCCTTTAGAAGTTACTGCAAAGCTTGGGCGTGCCTAACCCCTACAATACGCTTAGGCTTTTTTCTTGTCGCGGCTATGCAGGCCACGTTTCTCCAGGCCGCGATAAATTAGCTGCTGCTGGATGATCGTCACCAGGTTACTGACGATGTAATACAGCACCAGACCGGACGGGAACCACAGGAAGAACACGGTGA
The sequence above is drawn from the Serratia symbiotica genome and encodes:
- the mnmE gene encoding tRNA uridine-5-carboxymethylaminomethyl(34) synthesis GTPase MnmE — its product is MSTTDTIVAQATPPGRGGIGILRISGSKAKEVALALLGKLPKPRYADYLPFRDVAGITLDQGIALWFPAPNSFTGEDVLELQGHGGPVILDLLLKRVLALPGVRIARPGEFSERAFINDKLDLAQAEAIADLIDASSEQAARSAMNSLQGAFSTRIYQLVEALTHLRIYVEAAIDFPDEEIDFLSDGKIEAQLNGVMAALDSVRGEARQGSLLREGMKVVIAGRPNAGKSSLLNALAGREAAIVTDIAGTTRDVLREHIHIDGMPLHIIDTAGLREASDEVERIGIERAWNEIEQADRVLFMVDGTTTVATEPAEIWQEFTARLPQRLPITVVRNKADITGETLGISEVNGHSLIRLSARTGEGIDLLRDHLKQSMGFTSNMEGGFLARRRHLQALEQAARHLVQGKEQLVSAYAGELLAEELRLAQLALSEITGEFSSDDLLGRIFSSFCIGK